One part of the Dyadobacter sp. 676 genome encodes these proteins:
- a CDS encoding sugar porter family MFS transporter — protein sequence MMTSKKVIFWAFTVALGGFLFGFDTAVISGAEKSIQQLWGLTTVQHGFTVSIALIGTVLGSLTGAIPSERYGRKYTLFAIAVLYLLSSIGSALASDWVSFLIFRFLGGIGVGISSVTAPLYISEISPANARGRLVAMFQFNVVLGILVAYLSNYLLVGMGDNDWRWMLGVQAFPSLLFLVAVLFVPESPRWLIVKRGKIEEARRILTVANSGIDVSGIVADIRNSAHAGKQDGAAVSIFSSQYKLPVLLALLFAFFNQVSGINAIIYYAPRIFEMAGLGKSSALLSSAGVGLVNFCFTFIAINLIDRFGRRTLMFIGSFGLIATLGLVAQAFYSGNLGGYAVPVYLFIYIAFFALSQGAVIWVFISEIFPNQVRAAGQSMGSFMHWLLAAVIAFTFPYIAETLGGGNTFMIFCGMMVLQLIFVWKLMPETKGTSLEQIEKTLILH from the coding sequence ATCATGACAAGCAAAAAGGTAATCTTCTGGGCATTCACAGTGGCACTGGGCGGTTTTTTATTCGGATTTGACACAGCCGTAATATCGGGCGCCGAAAAATCGATCCAGCAACTGTGGGGCCTTACCACGGTACAACACGGTTTCACGGTTTCCATCGCGTTGATAGGCACAGTCCTCGGATCCCTCACGGGCGCGATTCCTTCCGAGCGCTATGGCCGCAAATACACGCTTTTTGCCATCGCGGTCCTGTATTTGCTTTCTTCGATCGGTTCCGCGCTGGCGTCCGACTGGGTTTCTTTTCTCATTTTCCGCTTTCTCGGCGGAATCGGCGTCGGAATTTCATCCGTTACCGCGCCGCTTTACATATCCGAAATATCCCCCGCCAACGCACGGGGGCGGCTGGTGGCAATGTTCCAGTTCAATGTGGTGCTGGGCATTCTGGTTGCCTACCTTTCCAATTATCTGCTCGTTGGCATGGGCGACAACGACTGGCGATGGATGCTCGGCGTGCAGGCTTTTCCGTCGCTGCTCTTCCTGGTCGCGGTACTGTTTGTCCCTGAAAGCCCCCGCTGGCTGATTGTAAAACGCGGCAAAATCGAGGAGGCACGGCGGATACTCACCGTCGCCAATAGCGGGATCGACGTCAGCGGGATCGTTGCCGATATCAGGAATTCCGCCCATGCAGGCAAGCAGGACGGTGCTGCCGTTTCCATTTTTTCTTCCCAATACAAACTGCCCGTATTGCTGGCTTTGCTCTTTGCCTTTTTCAACCAGGTTTCGGGCATCAATGCCATCATTTACTACGCGCCGCGCATTTTCGAGATGGCCGGCCTGGGCAAAAGTTCGGCATTGCTCTCGTCGGCGGGTGTAGGGCTGGTCAACTTTTGCTTCACCTTCATCGCCATCAACCTCATCGACCGCTTCGGCCGCCGCACGCTGATGTTCATAGGCTCTTTCGGGTTAATAGCAACGCTCGGGCTTGTGGCGCAGGCATTTTACAGCGGCAATCTCGGCGGCTACGCGGTGCCGGTTTACCTTTTCATTTACATAGCCTTCTTCGCACTATCGCAGGGCGCGGTGATCTGGGTTTTCATTTCCGAGATATTTCCCAACCAGGTCCGGGCGGCCGGTCAGTCTATGGGCAGCTTCATGCACTGGCTGCTGGCGGCGGTGATCGCCTTTACATTTCCCTACATCGCCGAAACCCTGGGTGGCGGCAACACTTTCATGATCTTCTGCGGGATGATGGTACTCCAGCTCATCTTCGTGTGGAAACTCATGCCCGAAACCAAAGGCACTTCGCTGGAACAGATCGAAAAGACATTGATACTCCACTAA
- a CDS encoding carbohydrate kinase, translated as MTPKLTVFGEVLWDVLPDARLAGGAPMNVAVHLQRYGMDVSFISRVGRDELGAELLAFMAEQGLSTRWVQTGETHLTGIAKANVSDSTEVTYKILHPVAWDYIRFDHAAAQCVAASDFFVYGTLASRDRTSRDTLLRYLASTRVPHGCVPIFDVNLRPPHYTREQVTELLAFARIVKMNEHELREVSGWLAPFENERQAMAVLVDRFGLDMLVLTCGAEGAMVLTAGGEYHRHSGFTVDVSDTIGSGDAFLGAFLYRFATGHPLPASLEFACAAGASVASKKGALPAFTETDIHALIHMRQQVVAH; from the coding sequence ATGACACCAAAACTGACCGTTTTTGGGGAAGTACTCTGGGACGTACTTCCCGACGCCCGGCTCGCCGGCGGCGCACCGATGAACGTCGCGGTACATTTGCAGCGCTATGGCATGGACGTTTCCTTTATCAGCCGCGTCGGCCGTGACGAACTGGGCGCTGAGCTGCTCGCATTTATGGCTGAGCAAGGCCTTTCGACCAGGTGGGTACAAACAGGGGAAACCCACCTTACCGGCATTGCCAAGGCCAACGTGTCGGACAGCACCGAGGTTACCTACAAAATCCTGCACCCGGTAGCCTGGGACTACATCCGGTTCGACCATGCAGCCGCCCAATGCGTCGCTGCCAGCGATTTCTTCGTTTACGGCACCCTCGCCTCCCGCGACCGCACTTCGCGCGATACATTGCTGCGCTACCTCGCCAGCACGCGTGTGCCTCACGGATGCGTGCCGATATTCGATGTGAACCTTCGGCCTCCGCATTATACCCGCGAACAGGTGACAGAACTCCTCGCCTTCGCACGCATCGTGAAGATGAATGAGCACGAGCTCCGGGAAGTAAGCGGCTGGCTCGCACCGTTTGAAAACGAACGGCAAGCCATGGCCGTGCTCGTAGACCGGTTCGGGCTCGACATGCTTGTGCTCACCTGCGGGGCGGAAGGTGCCATGGTGCTCACCGCCGGGGGCGAATACCACCGGCACAGCGGATTCACCGTAGACGTTTCCGACACGATCGGCAGCGGCGACGCGTTCCTCGGCGCATTCCTTTACCGGTTCGCTACCGGACATCCGCTGCCCGCCTCGCTCGAATTTGCCTGTGCGGCAGGGGCATCGGTTGCCAGCAAAAAAGGCGCATTGCCCGCATTTACCGAAACCGACATCCACGCCCTGATCCATATGCGGCAACAAGTCGTTGCCCACTGA